CGACCGACGGCGGCACCACCTTGCCCTTCCGCAAGCTGCTGGCAGCGCGCGCCTATGCGCAGACCGCCGCTTACGATTCGATGATCGCGCAGTGGTTCGCCACCGTCGATCAGGGCCTCGAATTTCCCGAGATGATCAGCGTCAACGGCCGCCTTGCCACTACGCTGCGTTACGGTGAGAACCCGCACCAGAAGGCAGCGCTCTATACGCCGGTCGGCCCCTTCACCAAGGGCCTGGCCCAGGCCGAGCAGGTGCAGGGCAAGGAGTTGTCCTACAACAACTACAACGACGCCGACGCCGCCTTCGAACTCGCCGCCGAATTCAAGGGCCAGAAGCCGGCCGTCATCATCGTCAAGCATGCCAATCCCTGCGGCGTGGCTCAGGGCGATAGCCTGCTGGAAGCCTGGCAGGGCGCGCTCGCCTGCGACGACGTTTCGGCCTTCGGCGGCATCGTCGCGGTGAACACGCTGCTCGACGGGCCCACCGCCGAGGCGATCTGCCAGATCTTCACCGAAGTCGTCGTCGCCCCCGATGCCGACGAGGAAGCCCGCGCTTTCTTCGCCAAGAAGAAGAACCTGCGCCTGTTGCTGACCGGCGAATTGCCCGATCCGCGCCGCGCGGGCCTCACCGTCAAGCCGATCACCGGCGGGCTGCTGGTGCAGGGCCGCGATGCCGGCGCCATTGGTTTCGACGACCTCAAGGTGGTAACCAAGCGCGCCCCGACCGACCGCGAACTAGCCGACTGCCTGTTCGCCTGGACCGTCGCGCGCCATGTGAAGTCCAACGCCATCGTCTATGCAAAGGACGGCGTCACCGCCGGTATCGGCGCAGGCCAGATGAACCGCCGCGACAGCTCGCGCATCGCCGCGATGAAGGCGGCGGAAGCGGCCGAGAAGTTCGGCTGGGACGCAGCGCGCACGGTCGGTTCCGCGGTTGCGTCGGATGCCTTCTTCCCCTTCGCCGATGGCCTGCTGGCCGCGGCGGAGGCAGGCGCCACCGCCGTGATCCAGCCGGGCGGCTCGATCCGCGACGACGAGGTGATCGCCGCCGCCGACGAGGCTGGCCTTGCGATGGTCTTCACCGGCATGCGCCACTTCAAGCACTGAGGCGCTCCTTCCCTTGACTACCCCCCTTCGTCATTGCGAGCATGGTGGCCCACGCCCCAAGCCCCCCGCAATGACGCGGCGGGCGGGACCGGCCGCACTCTGAGCGGCACGCGGCGCCAAGGCCCCGCGCGACAAGGAGACTGACGACCATGTGGGTGATCTGGTTCGGCCCCATGGTTGTGGTCTGTTTTCTGGCGGGCATGACGATCGCCGCCGTCCTTCTGCGGCTGGGCAAGCTGCGCTCGCCGCGCAGCGCGCTTGCCGCCGTGGCCCTGCCGTTCGGATGCGGCGCGCTGCCGATGCTGGCGCTGGCGTTGTTTTCCCTCGCCGCCTCGATGTTCGGTCCCACCAATATCGCGCTCCATGGCGAGCTGTTCGGCCCCGATCCCACGCCCGTTTCCTCGCCCGGGCGAATGCTGGCCGATGCCTTCGGCGCCGGCCCGACCCGCGAGATCCTGATGCGAATTGACCCCACCCCCGCCGAACGCGAGCGGCTGATGACCCTGCCCGGCCTCACCCGCACGGCAATGACGCCCGAGGATTTCGCCTTGCGCGGCGCCCGGCGCGGCCTGATCAACTGGTGGATGCGGCCCGCCATGCCGGGCATCGTCAGCCGCGAACCGGGGACCGGCTGCCTCACCCCGGCCATCTACCAGACCGACGGCTTCAACGGCTGGCGCGAATTGCGGCTGGCCGTGTGCACTCCCGAGAGCGGCGACGCCCCGCCTATGTTTGTGGCAGCTTACGGTCGATAACCCCGAAAGTTGCCCGGACTCATCGCCTGAGACCAACCGTTCGTCGCAAAAACGGGGTATGATGCCTTTTGTTCACTGGACGGCAAGGGGTTTCGCGCCATTTGGGCCGCACGCCATTTCCGACCGGCCACAGCGCCCGTCACCAGCAATACTGAAAGCCGATCACGTCATGGGACTCTTCAAGGCCGACTTCTACCGCTTCTTCGCTTTCGGCTTCGCCGGCGGGGCTCTGCTGGTGCTCGGCGTGATGGGTATCGGCAGCCATTCGTCCTTCGCGGACGACTTCGCGCCCGCTGCACAGGCTGCCGAAACGCGCTGATTGCATAGGGCAGCTACTGCCCCCATATGAGCGGCATGTCCGCGCATCACCACCACCATGAGCATTCCGGCGAAAGCCTCGTCAACGAGGCCCGCACCGCCCTTGTCGAAGCCGGCGAGCAGTGGACGGAGATGCGCGCGGACGTGTTTTCGGCGCTGGCGCAGGTGGAACGCCCCGCCTCCGCCTATGATCTTGCCGAAAGCGTTTCGGCCCTGCGCGGCAAGCGAGTCGCGCCCAACAGCGTGTACCGCATCCTCGATCTTTTCGTGCGCACCAACCTCGCGCGCCGGGTCGAAAGCGCCAATGCCTATGTCGCCAACAGCCACCCCGGCTGCCAGCACGACTGCATCTTCCTCATCTGCGACAGCTGCGGCCAGGCCGTCCATATCGACGATGACAAGTTGACCGGCGCCCTCGTCGCGGCCGCGCGCGCTAACGGTTTTGCCGATGTGCGCCCCGTCGTGGAACTGCGCGGCACCTGCGCGGGCTGCAGCTGAAGTCCTTGCGGCGCATTCCGGCCGGGACACACAGTTGAACAGCGTAATCGCCGCAACGGCGCAGCTATCTATTGGCTGTGCATCAATCGACATCAAAGTCACAAGCGTGTAAGGCCCGGAAGATGAACGCCACCCCGGCCACTCCCCTGCTCGACACGGTTTCGACCCCCGAAGACCTCCGCAAGCTCAAGCCGGCCCAATTGCGCCAGCTTGCTGACGAATTGCGCACCGAAATGATCTCTGCCGTCGGGCAGACCGGGGGCCACCTCGGCTCCGGTCTTGGCGTGGTGGAACTGACCGCCGCGATTCATTACGTGTTCGACACGCCGGCCGACCGCCTCATCTGGGACGTCGGCCATCAGGCTTATCCGCACAAGATCCTGACCGGCAGGCGGGACCGCATCCGCACCCTGCGCCAGGGCGGCGGCCTGTCCGGCTTCACCAAGCGCAGCGAGAGCGAATACGACCCGTTCGGCACCGCGCACAGCTCAACCTCGATCTCGGCCGCACTGGGCTTTGCCATGGCCAACAAGATCAAGGGCCAGCCGGGACGCGGCATCGCCGTGATCGGCGACGGCGCGATGAGCGCGGGCATGGCCTACGAGGCGATGAACAACGCGCGCGATGCTGGCAACCGCCTGATCGTCATCCTCAACGACAACGACATGTCGATCGCGCCCCCGGTGGGCGGGCTTTCGGCATATCTCGCGCGGCTCGTCTCCTCCGGCCGGTTCCTGGGCCTGCGCGAACTGGCACGCAAATTCGCACGCCGCCTGCCGCGCCCGCTGCACGTCGCCGCCAAGAAGACCGACGAATTCGCACGCGGCATGGCCATGGGCGGCACTCTGTTCGAGGAACTGGGCTTCTACTACGTCGGCCCGATCGACGGCCATGACCTCGACGCGCTGGTGCCGGTGCTGGAAAACGTGCGCGATGCGGGCGAAGGTCCGATCCTCGTCCACGTCGTCACCCAGAAGGGTAAGGGATACGGCCCGGCCGAGGAAGCTGCCGACAAGTACCACGGCGTCCAGAAATTCAACGTCGTCACCGGCGAACAGGCCAAGGCCCCGGCCGGCCCGCCCAGCTATACCGGCGTCTTCGCCAAGGCCCTGACCGCCGAAGCGCTGGCCGATCCCACGATCTGCGCGATCACCGCCGCGATGCCGTCCGGCACCGGGCTGGACAAGTTCGCCGCGCAGTTCCCGGAACGCAGCTTCGATGTCGGCATCGCCGAACAGCACGCGGTCACATTCGCCGCCGGCCTCGCCGCGCAGGGGATGCGCCCGTTCTGCGCGATCTACTCCACCTTCCTGCAGCGCGCCTTCGATCAGGTTGTCCATGACGTGGCGATCCAGAACCTGCCCGTGCGCTTCGCCATCGACCGCGCCGGCCTCGTCGGCGCAGACGGCGCGACCCATGCCGGCTCGTTCGACGTGACCTATCTTGCCACCCTGCCCAACATGGTTGTCATGGCCGCCGCAGACGAGGTGGAACTGGTCCACATGGTCCACACCGCCGCGCAGTATGACGCGGGGCCGATCGCCTTTCGCTACCCGCGCGGCAACGGCATCGGCCTGGAACTGCCCGAAACCCCGCTGGCGCTGGAAATCGGCAAGGGCCGGGTCGTGCGTGAAGGCTCTAAGGTGGCGATCCTGTCGCTCGGCACGCGGCTGGGCGAAGCGCTCAAGGCCGCAGACCAGCTGGACGCGCGCGGCCTGTCCACCACCGTGGCCGACCTGCGCTTCGTCAAGCCGCTCGACACCGACCTCATCCGCCGCCTGATGCTCAGCCACGAAGTCATCGTGACGGTAGAGGAAGGCTCGATCGGCGGCCTTGGCGCCCACGTCCTGACCATGGCGAGCGACGAGGGCCTGACCGACGCAGGCCTCAAGATCCGCACCATGCGCCTGCCGGACGTGTTCCAGGACCACGACAAGCCCGAGGCCCAGTACGACGAAGCCGGCCTTAACGCCCCGCAGATCGTCGATACGGTGCTGAAAGCACTGCGCCACAACAGCGCCGGCGTGAACGAGGCGCGGGCCTGAGGACGGCGGAGCGCGGGAAGGGCGATTGAAGATTGCCCTCCTGACGGCGGCCGGTCTCTATCTTGCCTTTGTGCTGCTGCTTTTCGCGGGGCAGAGGGCGCTCATCTATCCGGCCCCGAAAGGCCCGGCGACGGTCCCGGCCGGTTTCGAAAAGGTTTCGCTGGAAACGGCTGACGGCCTTACCCTTGTGGCAGCGTGGCGTGCACCTGCTCCCGGCAAGCGCACGATCCTGTTCTTTCATGGCAATGGTGACAGCCTTCCCGGCGCTGCGATGGCCACTCGTCACCTGGCAGCATCGGGATATGGCGTCCTTCTGGCCGATTATCGCGGCTATGCGGGCAACCCCGGCACGCCCACCGAAGCAGGATTACTGCAGGATGGGCGCGCAGCCGTCGATTTTCTCGCAAGGCGCGGCACGGCCAGCGAT
The DNA window shown above is from Novosphingobium sp. P6W and carries:
- the purH gene encoding bifunctional phosphoribosylaminoimidazolecarboxamide formyltransferase/IMP cyclohydrolase — protein: MTDTVQIRRALLSVSDKTGLAELGQVLSARGVELVSTGGTAKALREAGLTVKDISEITGFPEMMDGRVKTLHPMVHGGLLAVRDNAEHAAAMEAHSIGAIDLVVVNLYPFEATVAKGADRDEVIENIDIGGPSMVRSAAKNHAFVAIVTDPKDYAGLIAELEATDGGTTLPFRKLLAARAYAQTAAYDSMIAQWFATVDQGLEFPEMISVNGRLATTLRYGENPHQKAALYTPVGPFTKGLAQAEQVQGKELSYNNYNDADAAFELAAEFKGQKPAVIIVKHANPCGVAQGDSLLEAWQGALACDDVSAFGGIVAVNTLLDGPTAEAICQIFTEVVVAPDADEEARAFFAKKKNLRLLLTGELPDPRRAGLTVKPITGGLLVQGRDAGAIGFDDLKVVTKRAPTDRELADCLFAWTVARHVKSNAIVYAKDGVTAGIGAGQMNRRDSSRIAAMKAAEAAEKFGWDAARTVGSAVASDAFFPFADGLLAAAEAGATAVIQPGGSIRDDEVIAAADEAGLAMVFTGMRHFKH
- a CDS encoding Fur family transcriptional regulator, whose product is MSAHHHHHEHSGESLVNEARTALVEAGEQWTEMRADVFSALAQVERPASAYDLAESVSALRGKRVAPNSVYRILDLFVRTNLARRVESANAYVANSHPGCQHDCIFLICDSCGQAVHIDDDKLTGALVAAARANGFADVRPVVELRGTCAGCS
- the dxs gene encoding 1-deoxy-D-xylulose-5-phosphate synthase, which gives rise to MNATPATPLLDTVSTPEDLRKLKPAQLRQLADELRTEMISAVGQTGGHLGSGLGVVELTAAIHYVFDTPADRLIWDVGHQAYPHKILTGRRDRIRTLRQGGGLSGFTKRSESEYDPFGTAHSSTSISAALGFAMANKIKGQPGRGIAVIGDGAMSAGMAYEAMNNARDAGNRLIVILNDNDMSIAPPVGGLSAYLARLVSSGRFLGLRELARKFARRLPRPLHVAAKKTDEFARGMAMGGTLFEELGFYYVGPIDGHDLDALVPVLENVRDAGEGPILVHVVTQKGKGYGPAEEAADKYHGVQKFNVVTGEQAKAPAGPPSYTGVFAKALTAEALADPTICAITAAMPSGTGLDKFAAQFPERSFDVGIAEQHAVTFAAGLAAQGMRPFCAIYSTFLQRAFDQVVHDVAIQNLPVRFAIDRAGLVGADGATHAGSFDVTYLATLPNMVVMAAADEVELVHMVHTAAQYDAGPIAFRYPRGNGIGLELPETPLALEIGKGRVVREGSKVAILSLGTRLGEALKAADQLDARGLSTTVADLRFVKPLDTDLIRRLMLSHEVIVTVEEGSIGGLGAHVLTMASDEGLTDAGLKIRTMRLPDVFQDHDKPEAQYDEAGLNAPQIVDTVLKALRHNSAGVNEARA
- a CDS encoding alpha/beta hydrolase codes for the protein MKIALLTAAGLYLAFVLLLFAGQRALIYPAPKGPATVPAGFEKVSLETADGLTLVAAWRAPAPGKRTILFFHGNGDSLPGAAMATRHLAASGYGVLLADYRGYAGNPGTPTEAGLLQDGRAAVDFLARRGTASDAVVLMGASLGSGVAARMAAEHAPAALVLVSPFTSLPDAGAAALPWVPVRTLMRDRFDNLGAITRVRAPVLVLHASDDRVIPFRQGAALVAAAPGGQLARFANNGHQLQFTAASQSAIAEWLAARGL